The nucleotide window CTCCCTTATTAACTCAAAGGGAAATTTCATTGAAAATATGCTCAGGGCAATAGGGTCCTGCTGTTTGTCCTCCATAAAGGGGTATACCTTCTTCCCACACTTTACAGTCGAGCGTGTGCACACAGACGGGACAGCAGTGCAGAGTTCCAACCTCTCGTTTTCCCCCTTCAGAAGGATCACATGCCATCGGGATCTGCCTATAGGTTACCCTTTACCAGCGATCAACCTCTAGACCAGTTCTACCTCTGAAAGTATACTAGCAAGAGATATGGCAACTCCCTAAGCCCATCACATCCCAATGATCCCACTTAGAGCCAACCCATCCTTGCTATACTTTTCCCAGTTACATTAATGAGCAATATGGTAAAGTTATTACTCACCCTTCCAGGTAGGTACCTTATCTATCCCTGGACTGTACTCTGCAGAGCCAACCCCTCCTATGTTTGCGTCTTCCTCTGAAATCATCCAATAACAGGCAAGTGTTTTGTAATTTGACGATTGATGACAGTTGGTTGCCTAGCTACAGGCCTTGCACTGTGCTGTGTATCAGCCTTGTGACTGGCTGCTACAatgcacagcacagcacagccttgtgattggctgctacaaAGCACAGCACAAGCATAGCACAGCAGTATCATACCCTGGTATATTACCATACCCTTCTACCTATCATATACTTCCATCCCTTTTCTTTAAAGCCATTATATACACTGTCACACAGCTATAATCTAATGAAAGGGGTGAGAGTGCAGATAGGCCCCATTACCACACTCTCATCTCAGGGAATCCCAACATTGgcactataatatataaatattacacaggACTGGTACAGTACAAATACTGTTTTTCAAATAATGCTGGGACTCGGGTGGTTAAGGCTCATTAACTCAAAGGGCAACTTTCTTGAAAATATGCTCAGGGCAATAAGGTCctgctgtctgtcctccataAAGGGGTATACCTTCTTCCCACACTTTACAGTCGAGCGTGTGCACACAGACGGGACAGCAGTGCAGAGTTCCAACCTCCCGTTTTCCCCCTTCAGAAGGATCAGCTGCCATCGGGATCTGCCTAAAGGTTACCCTTTACCAGCGATCAACCTCTGGACCAGTTCTACCTCTGAAAGTATACTAGCGAGAGATATGGCAACTCCCTAAGCCCATCACATCAAAGGTGATCTGTTCTGTGAGTTAATAACCTAGAGCCAACCCACCTAGTGCCAAAAGTAAGAGTGCATTTATTCCTTGTCCCCACCATCCCACCCCCGAGTATTCCAACACTGGCactaaaatatatagataatacaCTGGACTGGCAAAGTCCAAAAAATGCTGGAACTTTGGAGGGTAAGGGTCTCCCTCATTAACTCAAAGGAAAACCTCTTTGAAAATATGCTCAGGGCAACCAGGTCCTGCTGTCTGTCCTCCACAAAagggtaccgtatttttcagatcataagacgcacccaggttttagagaaggaaaacaagaaaaaaagtattctgaactgaattgtttaaataaatattaaataaaatatagcagaataatatttaacgagaGAGAGATTGCACGTTGCAAATTTCACATAGCAAatagcacagatattgcactaaaAGACTATAGTGACAGCAGAGCTACAGCTCACTTGTCATAGGAGAATgccatgctgcacaagaaaaaaaaactgctaaccagcactgctcacctcacactgccctcttCCTGCTCTCTCTGCCTATCTCCCCACTCTCCACTTCccccttctcacacagaaacacatccccagcatccctatagacatgaTAAAGCATCCCTATAtagctgctgataaacacagggagggggaaggcagggctctgcgattgATAGGATAAGATAGGGGTGGACGGCTTTACCTTTTTTGTAATCCAGGCAGGGGAGGCTGCAGAATGgaggggccatgctgcaggggaGATGCCAGGCTAGAAGGAACTGCAGCTGCCTGCTGGGGCCCCCCTTGGAAGCACTGGAGGGTATTCAGACCATACAACGCACTgccattttccccccactttgggggggggggggactggtaCAGTACAAATGCTGTTTTTCAAATAATGCTGGGACTCGGGTGGTTAAGGCTCATTAACTCAAAGGGCAACTTTCTTGAAAATATGCTCGGGGCAATAAGGTCCTGCCTTTGTTGTCCGCCATAAAGGGGTATACCTTCTTCCCACACTTTACAATTGAGCTTCAGCATTCAGACAGGACAGCAGTGCAGCACTCCAACTTCCTGTTTTTCCCCCTTCAGAAGGATCAGCTGCCATCGGGATCTGCCTAAAGGTTGCCCTTTACCAGCGATCAACCTCTGATCCAGATCTACCTCTGAATCTTTTCTAGTGAGAGATACGGAAACTCCCTCCTAAGCAGGTGATTTCCTCTATGTTTATAATCCCACCTAGAGCCAATCCAGCCTTGCTATACTTTTCCCAGTTACATTAATGAGCAATATGGTAAAGTTATTACTCACCATTCCAGGTAGGTACCTTATCTTCCCTGGACTGTACTCTGCAGGGCCAACCCCTCCTATGTTTGCGTCTTCCTCTGAAATCATCCAATAACAGGCAAGTGTTTTGTAACTTGACCATTGTTGACAGTTGGTTGCCTAGCTACAGGCCTTGCACTGTGCTGTGTATcagccctgtgattggctgctacaatgcacagcacagcacagccttgtgattggctgctacaaAGCACAGCACAGCCTTATGATTGGCATTTTACAAAGCACAGCACAgccttgtgattggctgctacaaAGCACAGCTCAAGCATAGCACAGCAGATCATATCCTGGTATGAAGGCTAATACACAAGCTAAGACAGATTGATTCATAGCGCTGCTGTGTACCAGTCACATTTACAACCATGGAAAACTACCTGgcagtaataaaaatgcaattttgtctgtatctgtctgccatttgcaacctctatttaatgtacatcgctgtgtattATGTAACAATACCAAAGTATAAATgtagtgacaggtccactttaaggcttTGACATCATTAAGTCACTGGGCAATAAGAACATGCACAGGTTAGAGAGGTCCTGCTGTGTGATTGGTCTACATTATCATTCAGTCCCCGACTTCTGATTGGTCTACAGCATAACATAATCCGTGCCAGCCTGTGTATGAGCTTTCTGATGGCGGCCAAGGCCGTGAGCAGCGTTCTATGTATTTTCAAGGGCCGCCTGTGCTGTATCTACCGGCGGGCCCCTTGGTGGCGCTTCCTGCACACCTCCCGGGCGTGCTCCGGGCgaggtaaaagaaaaacaaaactacagCAGCCCTATAATGCAGACATGTCtttattatattagtaatatagtGGGCAGCCGTCATCTAGTGTCAGTATCACAGCCAATACACAACTTCCTAGTCGCTGAGCATTGCGGAATAGCCGGCCTGACACATTTGTAGCGCCTTGGAGCCGGCTGATACGCTCACCCCGTTAGTGTAACGGCGCTATATATTTTTACCTCATAATAGGTTTAGGCTACATTAGAAAGCCATGGGAATAAGTATGTCTCTATTGGCGGCCATCTTGTCGTAGCCCCTTAATGTACGCCCTAGCTATGTTGTCAGTGTTGATAGACACGTGAGGTGCTTGTGCTTTGCTATTGGTGGAGATTTGGCGGGAGCATTAGAGCTGATTCTGTGTCCTCTGATTCATCATGCCTCTCACACCTGTGTCCTCCTCTCCCGCCAAACGGCCCAAAGAAGATGAAGATGTCAGCGAGAAGACGGTGCTGCGCTTTGCCAAGCTGTCTGAAAATGCGTTCACACCGACCAGGGGGTCATCCCGGGCTGCGGGGTATGACCTGTACAGGTAAATGGCGGGAAGGGAGCGGGATGCCGGAATGTATTGCACGGGAGGATTGTTATACAGAACGCTGCTTGTATGTGTAATCTGCTCGAATTGTATATGTAGGCCGCTATAGACCAGAACATCTGCATTTGTCTTTCAGTGCTGGCTTTGTTTAGTTCTGGTGGTCCTGCCAGTAGCAGCCCACCATggcacttcctgtcctaaggtgacagtGCTGTCTTATTGAGCCACATGTGTATTGGGGAGCTATTGTGCAGCTTACAGCTGTATATTCCAGCAAATGTGCGCCATGCCTGACATGTCAGCACCCCCTGTACTATACAGCAGATCTGTACACATTGGGGGCCGCCATTCATTACCAATATGTGCGGTATAGTTTGCAGGTTATGGCACAGAGTTACCTGTTTGCAGGTTTCCTGTCACCGCCACATCctaggaagctgccatctttgctgctAAGTCTATAGTGGACATCGGGGtccatggcaatcctcttcagccattattattattaataaatgggatttatatagtgccaacaaattatgcagcgctgttcattaaatattattattaaacaggatttataaaggctccagcatattacgcagcgctgtacattaaataggggttgcaaatgacagaccgatacagactgtgacacaggaggaggagaggaccctgccccgaagagcttacaatctaggaggccaTGATTACATCATCGTTCACTGTGTCGGCTGTTTATTCAGCGATGCTGCAATCTGAGCTTTTACATTAGGCCACCAGCCGCCAAGcctgttttttatcattatacagtatttatatacttccaacatattacagagcgatgtacaaagtcgatagtcatgtcactagctatccctaaaaaggcctcacaatctaatgttcctacctcagtcatatgtctttaatacagtctaaggtcaagtttgggggggaaccaattaacccaactacatgtttttggaatgtgggaggaaacccacacaaacacggggagaatatgtacaaactccatgcagatattgttctggctgagattcatacctgggacctagtgctgcaaagcccagagctctaaccactgagccactcttcccatttatctttttttttccctccagtaATCTGCACCACCCAGTGACTTTGCTTTTATCAGTTTAACCTAAACTGCTTACAGACGATTGTTTGCAGTGACAAACGACTGAAAGACGAATAAATGAGCTCTATGCAAACAGAgccattctgctttatgaagagggggggatgagtgagtggcaccccactgtgctctccttccttcATTTCCATTGCAGTTATTCATCTTCTGTCATTCAGGTTTCATAAACCTTCTCTGTATACGTCAGGTTCTTGTCCGACAGCTTGCATgggggcgagaatcatctgacgtgtaaaATACCTTAGCTTTAAATGCTTCcttgcagtgttttccccagaatttgttttgatggatgggaagaagttgtaggcggtGGTGGCCACTGTTTTTTGACCCAACTTTTAAGTATaaagcagccgggtggttactgaaaagtgctggttggTATGCCTGGCTAAAAGGCTCTGGGAGAACACTGTGCAATGTTTTTCCATAAACAAATGTGAATTGATTTGTGATCAGCCGTGCTAGGAACAGCACCTATACCTAAGTGTCCAATCCCTAGCACAGCCTCTTGCCGTGTCATAGCATTTTCTACTGCAAGTGTGTATTGACTTAATGTTGGCCCAGCTCCACTACCCCTTGCTAACCTTTATGTAGCAGGGAGGAGTGAAGGGAATACTGTACTGTGCCCTTTCAGTGTCTGCTGGTGCTGCTATCAATACATCCAGGAGGTCTCAGGCATTTTGCATGCACAATAGAGAAATAGAGGTTTTTACAGGTAAAGAATGAACATAAAATCTGGTGAATGCAGGTTTAATCTAATAGGAAGATTGTTTGATTAGTCTGGTGACTAGTGTGCATTGAGCTAAAATAGAAAACGTGGTGTTCGTGTTTGCTATATTCATCTTGTTGTCTCTATACAGTGCTTATGACTATGTAATCCCTCCAAGTGACAAAGCCATCGTCAAAACCGACATCCAGATCTGTGTGCCACGAGGATGCTATGGCAGAGTTGGTGAGTCTGTGGATAAGAGAAGTTCCTGACTGATGTgattcttttctgttttcattcataaaatgtatttgactTTGTT belongs to Pyxicephalus adspersus chromosome 2, UCB_Pads_2.0, whole genome shotgun sequence and includes:
- the DUT gene encoding deoxyuridine 5'-triphosphate nucleotidohydrolase, mitochondrial isoform X1; the encoded protein is MSFLMAAKAVSSVLCIFKGRLCCIYRRAPWWRFLHTSRACSGREDEDVSEKTVLRFAKLSENAFTPTRGSSRAAGYDLYSAYDYVIPPSDKAIVKTDIQICVPRGCYGRVAPRSGLAAKYFIDVGAGVIDEDYRGNVGVVLFNFGKESFKVNKGDRVAQLICERITYPDLEEVKTLDETERGAGGFGSTGKN
- the DUT gene encoding deoxyuridine 5'-triphosphate nucleotidohydrolase, mitochondrial isoform X2 codes for the protein MPLTPVSSSPAKRPKEDEDVSEKTVLRFAKLSENAFTPTRGSSRAAGYDLYSAYDYVIPPSDKAIVKTDIQICVPRGCYGRVAPRSGLAAKYFIDVGAGVIDEDYRGNVGVVLFNFGKESFKVNKGDRVAQLICERITYPDLEEVKTLDETERGAGGFGSTGKN